The proteins below come from a single Zea mays cultivar B73 chromosome 8, Zm-B73-REFERENCE-NAM-5.0, whole genome shotgun sequence genomic window:
- the LOC100383225 gene encoding uncharacterized protein isoform X2, translating to MGRGFCTDAAGHPFTRTPNSTFTLRFDRRSDSMNITATVAEKMVQIQGVTRLVQASNEEEGLRIYLAFAQPVLNSSEQILRALTATDAVAVHLTPTNRSTLGNRRFGYVVKKMSDAAAIVSVACDTSSIISRQGTPVVPAEPFTFLYDTQRPWVKLGTSTRRTSSRDILVLIKFAKPVFNFSSSAVQVSGGNVLSFHEASKSIYTLQIQAVGQLVSVQVAENAAMDVAGNPNLASDRLQVRHYSVPASSSWIAAITTVVFLTTAAVAALLTVSTSSLVAAGAVSRPSSYMISEPSRNVLRMACHIQIFALSRWLSANLPIEYYEFAKGVEWSIPYMRLPWEGPAADPYLGYSTMPAIAYSESELLDRSAVGGAANISSYRPRAQQGQPVTPAQIIPSDPVFPTEIPEDGKPTPPVQTPGGDATPPVMPVQTPLPLDGMPLTAMEYRSFFENPDMKPEAQIIMKLQDLDGWKYFGRNMFWLGVIGGGLILLHLLTLLYFKLRYRDRERRRHGYAALLLPRLEIMVVVLAMPCVAQAAAALIRGGTTCGLVVGIVLTAVLTSVLVALLLFLSLGITMGKLLQYREVHHEEGQEEYHWYQDLARRTLGAGKRGQWTWKDPRRAACLPRLGPLFEDLRGPPKYTRGGGGGKRRAEGGGPERRVIASEDENEGSRAPLVQQLLGVLRIYLTLLESVKRVAVGIVAGAHASSGRSSRAHAVAVLSVASFQLLFMLLGKPFVKKRVQLVETLSVASEVAVFAACLALIDRTASSGGWLPDGEARGVGLAMLGAFVLGFAAQVCNEWNALYRQARLLSADRSSFLDGAKTAGLGLLVLVLPSSALGDHRDPPPPDGGGGAGESVSASTAADGGRGGSSNNERWWLGQLWEMAKASFSKESNA from the exons ATGGGCAGGGGCTTCTGCACGGACGCCGCCGGACACCCGTTCACCAGGACGCCCAACTCCACTTTCACCCTGCGCTTCG ATCGAAGGAGCGACTCCATGAACATCACCGCCACCGTTGCCGAGAAGATGGTGCAGATACAGGGCGTCACCAGGCTGGTTCAGGCCAGCAACGAGGAAGAGGGCCTGAGGATATACCTGGCCTTCGCCCAGCCGGTGCTCAACTCGTCGGAGCAGATCCTGCGCGCGCTTACAGCGACTGACGCCGTCGCCGTGCACCTCACACCCACCAACAGAAGCACCCTCGGCAACCGCCGCTTCGGCTACGTT GTGAAGAAGATGTCTGACGCCGCCGCCATTGTGAGCGTTGCCTGCGACACAAGCTCTATTATCAGCAGGCAAGGGACTCCGGTGGTTCCAGCAGAGCCATTCACGTTTCTTTATG ATACACAGAGACCTTGGGTTAAGCTCGGCACATCGACTCGGCGGACCAGCTCACGCGACATCCTCGTCCTCATCAAGTTTGCAAAGCCTGTGTTCAACTTCAGCTCCTCGGCAGTGCAGGTGTCTGGGGGCAATGTGTTGAG CTTTCATGAAGCCAGTAAGAGCATATACACGCTGCAGATACAGGCCGTCGGTCAGCTGGTATCGGTTCAGGTAGCTGAGAACGCGGCCATGGACGTCGCCGGGAACCCCAACCTAGCATCAGACCGTCTTCAAGTCAGGCACT ATTCTGTGCCCGCGTCATCTTCTTGGATCGCGGCGATCACCACCGTCGTATTTCTGACAACTGCTGCCGTTGCCGCGCTCCTCACCGTCTCCACGTCGTCTCTCGTCGCTGCCGGAGCTGTCTCGAGGCCCTCTTCCTACATGATCTCGGAGCCATCAAGAAATGTGCTG AGGATGGCGTGCCACATCCAAATCTTTGCTCTGTCAAGATGGCTGTCGGCCAACCTGCCGATCGAGTACTACGAGTTCGCAAAGGGGGTAGAGTGGAGCATACCCTACATGCGTCTTCCATGGGAAGGCCCAGCCGCAGATCCGTACCTGGGGTACTCCACGATGCCTGCCATCGCGTACTCGGAGTCGGAGCTGCTCGACAGGAGCGCCGTCGGCGGCGCTGCAAACATCTCCTCCTATCGTCCTCGAGCACAGCAAGGTCAGCCGGTGACGCCAGCGCAGATCATCCCGTCGGATCCGGTATTCCCGACGGAGATCCCTGAAGATGGGAAACCCACACCGCCGGTGCAAACTCCGGGAGGAGACGCCACGCCGCCGGTGATGCCAGTGCAGACCCCGTTGCCGTTGGACGGGATGCCGCTGACGGCAATGGAGTACCGTTCCTTCTTCGAG AACCCGGACATGAAGCCTGAGGCACAAATCATCATGAAGCTACAAGATTTGGATGG GTGGAAGTACTTCGGCAGGAACATGTTCTGGCTGGGTGTCATCGGCGGCGGCCTCATCCTCCTGCacctcctcaccctcctctacttCAAGCTGAGGTACAGAGACAGGGAGCGGCGGCGGCATGGCTACGCCGCACTGCTTCTCCCCAGGCTGGAGATCATGGTCGTCGTCCTGGCGATGCCGTGCGTCGCCCAAGCGGCGGCGGCGCTCATCAGGGGCGGGACCACGTGCGGCCTGGTGGTCGGGATCGTGCTCACCGCCGTCCTGACGTCGGTCCTGGTGGCCCTGCTGCTGTTCCTGTCTCTGGGCATCACCATGGGCAAGCTGCTGCAGTACAGGGAGGTGCACCATGAGGAGGGGCAGGAGGAGTACCACTGGTACCAGGATCTGGCCCGCCGCACGCTGGGCGCCGGCAAGCGCGGGCAGTGGACGTGGAAGGACCCGCGCCGCGCCGCCTGCCTGCCCAGGCTTGGCCCGCTCTTCGAGGACCTGCGCGGCCCGCCCAAGTACACGCGTGGCGGTGGAGGCGGCAAGCGCCGCGCCGAAGGCGGCGGACCAGAGCGGCGGGTCATCGCGTCGGAGGACGAGAACGAGGGGTCGAGGGCGCCCTTGGTGCAGCAGCTCCTCGGCGTGCTCCGCATCTACTTGACGCTGCTGGAGTCGGTGAAGCGCGTGGCGGTGGGCATCGTGGCCGGCGCGCACGCGTCGTCGGGGCGGTCGTCCCGCGCGCACGCCGTGGCGGTGCTGTCCGTCGCCTCGTTCCAGCTCCTGTTCATGCTGCTCGGGAAGCCCTTCGTCAAGAAGCGGGTGCAGCTGGTGGAGACCCTGTCGGTGGCCAGCGAGGTGGCCGTGTTCGCGGCGTGCCTGGCGCTCATCGACAGGACGGCATCGAGTGGCGGGTGGCTGCCCGACGGCGAGGCGCGCGGCGTGGGGCTGGCGATGCTGGGCGCCTTCGTGCTGGGGTTCGCGGCGCAGGTGTGCAACGAGTGGAACGCGCTGTACCGGCAGGCGCGGCTGCTGAGCGCCGACCGGAGCTCCTTCCTGGACGGCGCCAAGACAGCGGGCCTGGGCCTGCTCGTGCTGGTGCTGCCGTCGTCTGCGCTCGGCGACCACCGGGATCCGCCACCTCCCGACGGCGGTGGAGGAGCCGGGGAGAGCGTGTCAGCGTCGACGGCGGCCGACGGGGGCAGGGGCGGGAGCTCCAACAACGAGCGGTGGTGGCTTGGGCAGCTGTGGGAGATGGCGAAGGCTAGCTTCAGCAAGGAGAGTAATGCGTAA
- the LOC100383225 gene encoding uncharacterized protein isoform X3 has translation MYVHAVGRRGSVALRWDGGGELCGAQGRQPQLHGVREHDVSFELVVQPQPHPHLRHLRLGYTVPPTASVSAGPAFTSASSTVSALVSFSEPCPGRGGFVCNATYCNLIVYGSGSVDPSTLQVLSPGLRYSVAVAISPDAEYGRLVLVMGRGFCTDAAGHPFTRTPNSTFTLRFDRRSDSMNITATVAEKMVQIQGVTRLVQASNEEEGLRIYLAFAQPVLNSSEQILRALTATDAVAVHLTPTNRSTLGNRRFGYVVKKMSDAAAIVSVACDTSSIISRQGTPVVPAEPFTFLYDTQRPWVKLGTSTRRTSSRDILVLIKFAKPVFNFSSSAVQVSGGNVLSFHEASKSIYTLQIQAVGQLVSVQVAENAAMDVAGNPNLASDRLQVRHYSVPASSSWIAAITTVVFLTTAAVAALLTVSTSSLVAAGAVSRPSSYMISEPSRNVLRMACHIQIFALSRWLSANLPIEYYEFAKGVEWSIPYMRLPWEGPAADPYLGYSTMPAIAYSESELLDRSAVGGAANISSYRPRAQQGQPVTPAQIIPSDPVFPTEIPEDGKPTPPVQTPGGDATPPVMPVQTPLPLDGMPLTAMEYRSFFENPDMKPEAQIIMKLQDLDGWKYFGRNMFWLGVIGGGLILLHLLTLLYFKLRYRDRERRRHGYAALLLPRLEIMVVVLAMPCVAQAAAALIRGGTTCGLVVGIVLTAVLTSVLVALLLFLSLGITMGKLLQYREVHHEEGQEEYHWYQDLARRTLGAGKRGQWTWKDPRRAACLPRLGPLFEDLRGPPKYTRGGGGGKRRAEGGGPERRVIASEDENEGSRAPLVQQLLGVLRIYLTLLESVKRVAVGIVAGAHASSGRSSRAHAVAVLSVASFQLLFMLLGKPFVKKRVQLVETLSVASEVAVFAACLALIDRTASSGGWLPDGEARGVGLAMLGAFVLGFAAQVCNEWNALYRQARLLSADRSSFLDGAKTAGLGLLVLVLPSSALGDHRDPPPPDGGGGAGESVSASTAADGGRGGSSNNERWWLGQLWEMAKASFSKESNA, from the exons ATGTACGTCCATGCAGTTGGACGGCGAGGCAGCGTCGCTCTGCGgtgggacggcggcggcgagctaTGCGGGGCTCAGGGACGGCAACCACAGCTTCACGGCGTGCGCGAGCACGACGTCAGCTTCGAACTCGTCGTCCAGCCCcagccccacccccacctgcgccACCTACGCTTGGGAT ACACTGTCCCCCCGACGGCGTCCGTGTCGGCGGGGCCGGCGTTCACGAGCGCGTCCTCCACCGTGTCGGCGCTCGTCTCCTTCTCCGAGCCCTGCCCCGGCCGCGGTGGATTCGTCTGCAACGCCACCTACTGCAAT CTCATCGTGTACGGCTCCGGCAGTGTGGATCCGTCGACGCTCCAGGTGCTGAGCCCCGGCCTGCGCTACTCCGTGGCCGTCGCCATCTCGCCGGACGCCGAGTACGGCCGCCTCGTCCTCGTCATGGGCAGGGGCTTCTGCACGGACGCCGCCGGACACCCGTTCACCAGGACGCCCAACTCCACTTTCACCCTGCGCTTCG ATCGAAGGAGCGACTCCATGAACATCACCGCCACCGTTGCCGAGAAGATGGTGCAGATACAGGGCGTCACCAGGCTGGTTCAGGCCAGCAACGAGGAAGAGGGCCTGAGGATATACCTGGCCTTCGCCCAGCCGGTGCTCAACTCGTCGGAGCAGATCCTGCGCGCGCTTACAGCGACTGACGCCGTCGCCGTGCACCTCACACCCACCAACAGAAGCACCCTCGGCAACCGCCGCTTCGGCTACGTT GTGAAGAAGATGTCTGACGCCGCCGCCATTGTGAGCGTTGCCTGCGACACAAGCTCTATTATCAGCAGGCAAGGGACTCCGGTGGTTCCAGCAGAGCCATTCACGTTTCTTTATG ATACACAGAGACCTTGGGTTAAGCTCGGCACATCGACTCGGCGGACCAGCTCACGCGACATCCTCGTCCTCATCAAGTTTGCAAAGCCTGTGTTCAACTTCAGCTCCTCGGCAGTGCAGGTGTCTGGGGGCAATGTGTTGAG CTTTCATGAAGCCAGTAAGAGCATATACACGCTGCAGATACAGGCCGTCGGTCAGCTGGTATCGGTTCAGGTAGCTGAGAACGCGGCCATGGACGTCGCCGGGAACCCCAACCTAGCATCAGACCGTCTTCAAGTCAGGCACT ATTCTGTGCCCGCGTCATCTTCTTGGATCGCGGCGATCACCACCGTCGTATTTCTGACAACTGCTGCCGTTGCCGCGCTCCTCACCGTCTCCACGTCGTCTCTCGTCGCTGCCGGAGCTGTCTCGAGGCCCTCTTCCTACATGATCTCGGAGCCATCAAGAAATGTGCTG AGGATGGCGTGCCACATCCAAATCTTTGCTCTGTCAAGATGGCTGTCGGCCAACCTGCCGATCGAGTACTACGAGTTCGCAAAGGGGGTAGAGTGGAGCATACCCTACATGCGTCTTCCATGGGAAGGCCCAGCCGCAGATCCGTACCTGGGGTACTCCACGATGCCTGCCATCGCGTACTCGGAGTCGGAGCTGCTCGACAGGAGCGCCGTCGGCGGCGCTGCAAACATCTCCTCCTATCGTCCTCGAGCACAGCAAGGTCAGCCGGTGACGCCAGCGCAGATCATCCCGTCGGATCCGGTATTCCCGACGGAGATCCCTGAAGATGGGAAACCCACACCGCCGGTGCAAACTCCGGGAGGAGACGCCACGCCGCCGGTGATGCCAGTGCAGACCCCGTTGCCGTTGGACGGGATGCCGCTGACGGCAATGGAGTACCGTTCCTTCTTCGAG AACCCGGACATGAAGCCTGAGGCACAAATCATCATGAAGCTACAAGATTTGGATGG GTGGAAGTACTTCGGCAGGAACATGTTCTGGCTGGGTGTCATCGGCGGCGGCCTCATCCTCCTGCacctcctcaccctcctctacttCAAGCTGAGGTACAGAGACAGGGAGCGGCGGCGGCATGGCTACGCCGCACTGCTTCTCCCCAGGCTGGAGATCATGGTCGTCGTCCTGGCGATGCCGTGCGTCGCCCAAGCGGCGGCGGCGCTCATCAGGGGCGGGACCACGTGCGGCCTGGTGGTCGGGATCGTGCTCACCGCCGTCCTGACGTCGGTCCTGGTGGCCCTGCTGCTGTTCCTGTCTCTGGGCATCACCATGGGCAAGCTGCTGCAGTACAGGGAGGTGCACCATGAGGAGGGGCAGGAGGAGTACCACTGGTACCAGGATCTGGCCCGCCGCACGCTGGGCGCCGGCAAGCGCGGGCAGTGGACGTGGAAGGACCCGCGCCGCGCCGCCTGCCTGCCCAGGCTTGGCCCGCTCTTCGAGGACCTGCGCGGCCCGCCCAAGTACACGCGTGGCGGTGGAGGCGGCAAGCGCCGCGCCGAAGGCGGCGGACCAGAGCGGCGGGTCATCGCGTCGGAGGACGAGAACGAGGGGTCGAGGGCGCCCTTGGTGCAGCAGCTCCTCGGCGTGCTCCGCATCTACTTGACGCTGCTGGAGTCGGTGAAGCGCGTGGCGGTGGGCATCGTGGCCGGCGCGCACGCGTCGTCGGGGCGGTCGTCCCGCGCGCACGCCGTGGCGGTGCTGTCCGTCGCCTCGTTCCAGCTCCTGTTCATGCTGCTCGGGAAGCCCTTCGTCAAGAAGCGGGTGCAGCTGGTGGAGACCCTGTCGGTGGCCAGCGAGGTGGCCGTGTTCGCGGCGTGCCTGGCGCTCATCGACAGGACGGCATCGAGTGGCGGGTGGCTGCCCGACGGCGAGGCGCGCGGCGTGGGGCTGGCGATGCTGGGCGCCTTCGTGCTGGGGTTCGCGGCGCAGGTGTGCAACGAGTGGAACGCGCTGTACCGGCAGGCGCGGCTGCTGAGCGCCGACCGGAGCTCCTTCCTGGACGGCGCCAAGACAGCGGGCCTGGGCCTGCTCGTGCTGGTGCTGCCGTCGTCTGCGCTCGGCGACCACCGGGATCCGCCACCTCCCGACGGCGGTGGAGGAGCCGGGGAGAGCGTGTCAGCGTCGACGGCGGCCGACGGGGGCAGGGGCGGGAGCTCCAACAACGAGCGGTGGTGGCTTGGGCAGCTGTGGGAGATGGCGAAGGCTAGCTTCAGCAAGGAGAGTAATGCGTAA
- the LOC100383225 gene encoding uncharacterized protein LOC100383225 precursor yields the protein MVWKSWGAAPSLLLLRIALLLLGAAAPLCSGAGDVALSFAATPRRVSRSTSAAFALRVLRATGGPCADCVVTCQLDGEAASLCGGTAAASYAGLRDGNHSFTACASTTSASNSSSSPSPTPTCATYAWDVDTVPPTASVSAGPAFTSASSTVSALVSFSEPCPGRGGFVCNATYCNLIVYGSGSVDPSTLQVLSPGLRYSVAVAISPDAEYGRLVLVMGRGFCTDAAGHPFTRTPNSTFTLRFDRRSDSMNITATVAEKMVQIQGVTRLVQASNEEEGLRIYLAFAQPVLNSSEQILRALTATDAVAVHLTPTNRSTLGNRRFGYVVKKMSDAAAIVSVACDTSSIISRQGTPVVPAEPFTFLYDTQRPWVKLGTSTRRTSSRDILVLIKFAKPVFNFSSSAVQVSGGNVLSFHEASKSIYTLQIQAVGQLVSVQVAENAAMDVAGNPNLASDRLQVRHYSVPASSSWIAAITTVVFLTTAAVAALLTVSTSSLVAAGAVSRPSSYMISEPSRNVLRMACHIQIFALSRWLSANLPIEYYEFAKGVEWSIPYMRLPWEGPAADPYLGYSTMPAIAYSESELLDRSAVGGAANISSYRPRAQQGQPVTPAQIIPSDPVFPTEIPEDGKPTPPVQTPGGDATPPVMPVQTPLPLDGMPLTAMEYRSFFENPDMKPEAQIIMKLQDLDGWKYFGRNMFWLGVIGGGLILLHLLTLLYFKLRYRDRERRRHGYAALLLPRLEIMVVVLAMPCVAQAAAALIRGGTTCGLVVGIVLTAVLTSVLVALLLFLSLGITMGKLLQYREVHHEEGQEEYHWYQDLARRTLGAGKRGQWTWKDPRRAACLPRLGPLFEDLRGPPKYTRGGGGGKRRAEGGGPERRVIASEDENEGSRAPLVQQLLGVLRIYLTLLESVKRVAVGIVAGAHASSGRSSRAHAVAVLSVASFQLLFMLLGKPFVKKRVQLVETLSVASEVAVFAACLALIDRTASSGGWLPDGEARGVGLAMLGAFVLGFAAQVCNEWNALYRQARLLSADRSSFLDGAKTAGLGLLVLVLPSSALGDHRDPPPPDGGGGAGESVSASTAADGGRGGSSNNERWWLGQLWEMAKASFSKESNA from the exons ATGGTGTGGAAGAGCTGGGGCGCTgcgccatcgctgctgctgctgcgcattgctctgctcctcctcggcgCTGCGGCGCCACTCTGCTCCGGCGCCGGCGACGTCGCCCTCAGTTTCGCAGCCACCCCGCGCCGCGTCTCCAGGTCCACGTCCGCCGCCTTCGCCTTGCGGGTCCTGCGCGCCACCGGAGGGCCTTGCGCCGACTGCGTCGTTACCTGCCAG TTGGACGGCGAGGCAGCGTCGCTCTGCGgtgggacggcggcggcgagctaTGCGGGGCTCAGGGACGGCAACCACAGCTTCACGGCGTGCGCGAGCACGACGTCAGCTTCGAACTCGTCGTCCAGCCCcagccccacccccacctgcgccACCTACGCTTGGGATGTTG ACACTGTCCCCCCGACGGCGTCCGTGTCGGCGGGGCCGGCGTTCACGAGCGCGTCCTCCACCGTGTCGGCGCTCGTCTCCTTCTCCGAGCCCTGCCCCGGCCGCGGTGGATTCGTCTGCAACGCCACCTACTGCAAT CTCATCGTGTACGGCTCCGGCAGTGTGGATCCGTCGACGCTCCAGGTGCTGAGCCCCGGCCTGCGCTACTCCGTGGCCGTCGCCATCTCGCCGGACGCCGAGTACGGCCGCCTCGTCCTCGTCATGGGCAGGGGCTTCTGCACGGACGCCGCCGGACACCCGTTCACCAGGACGCCCAACTCCACTTTCACCCTGCGCTTCG ATCGAAGGAGCGACTCCATGAACATCACCGCCACCGTTGCCGAGAAGATGGTGCAGATACAGGGCGTCACCAGGCTGGTTCAGGCCAGCAACGAGGAAGAGGGCCTGAGGATATACCTGGCCTTCGCCCAGCCGGTGCTCAACTCGTCGGAGCAGATCCTGCGCGCGCTTACAGCGACTGACGCCGTCGCCGTGCACCTCACACCCACCAACAGAAGCACCCTCGGCAACCGCCGCTTCGGCTACGTT GTGAAGAAGATGTCTGACGCCGCCGCCATTGTGAGCGTTGCCTGCGACACAAGCTCTATTATCAGCAGGCAAGGGACTCCGGTGGTTCCAGCAGAGCCATTCACGTTTCTTTATG ATACACAGAGACCTTGGGTTAAGCTCGGCACATCGACTCGGCGGACCAGCTCACGCGACATCCTCGTCCTCATCAAGTTTGCAAAGCCTGTGTTCAACTTCAGCTCCTCGGCAGTGCAGGTGTCTGGGGGCAATGTGTTGAG CTTTCATGAAGCCAGTAAGAGCATATACACGCTGCAGATACAGGCCGTCGGTCAGCTGGTATCGGTTCAGGTAGCTGAGAACGCGGCCATGGACGTCGCCGGGAACCCCAACCTAGCATCAGACCGTCTTCAAGTCAGGCACT ATTCTGTGCCCGCGTCATCTTCTTGGATCGCGGCGATCACCACCGTCGTATTTCTGACAACTGCTGCCGTTGCCGCGCTCCTCACCGTCTCCACGTCGTCTCTCGTCGCTGCCGGAGCTGTCTCGAGGCCCTCTTCCTACATGATCTCGGAGCCATCAAGAAATGTGCTG AGGATGGCGTGCCACATCCAAATCTTTGCTCTGTCAAGATGGCTGTCGGCCAACCTGCCGATCGAGTACTACGAGTTCGCAAAGGGGGTAGAGTGGAGCATACCCTACATGCGTCTTCCATGGGAAGGCCCAGCCGCAGATCCGTACCTGGGGTACTCCACGATGCCTGCCATCGCGTACTCGGAGTCGGAGCTGCTCGACAGGAGCGCCGTCGGCGGCGCTGCAAACATCTCCTCCTATCGTCCTCGAGCACAGCAAGGTCAGCCGGTGACGCCAGCGCAGATCATCCCGTCGGATCCGGTATTCCCGACGGAGATCCCTGAAGATGGGAAACCCACACCGCCGGTGCAAACTCCGGGAGGAGACGCCACGCCGCCGGTGATGCCAGTGCAGACCCCGTTGCCGTTGGACGGGATGCCGCTGACGGCAATGGAGTACCGTTCCTTCTTCGAG AACCCGGACATGAAGCCTGAGGCACAAATCATCATGAAGCTACAAGATTTGGATGG GTGGAAGTACTTCGGCAGGAACATGTTCTGGCTGGGTGTCATCGGCGGCGGCCTCATCCTCCTGCacctcctcaccctcctctacttCAAGCTGAGGTACAGAGACAGGGAGCGGCGGCGGCATGGCTACGCCGCACTGCTTCTCCCCAGGCTGGAGATCATGGTCGTCGTCCTGGCGATGCCGTGCGTCGCCCAAGCGGCGGCGGCGCTCATCAGGGGCGGGACCACGTGCGGCCTGGTGGTCGGGATCGTGCTCACCGCCGTCCTGACGTCGGTCCTGGTGGCCCTGCTGCTGTTCCTGTCTCTGGGCATCACCATGGGCAAGCTGCTGCAGTACAGGGAGGTGCACCATGAGGAGGGGCAGGAGGAGTACCACTGGTACCAGGATCTGGCCCGCCGCACGCTGGGCGCCGGCAAGCGCGGGCAGTGGACGTGGAAGGACCCGCGCCGCGCCGCCTGCCTGCCCAGGCTTGGCCCGCTCTTCGAGGACCTGCGCGGCCCGCCCAAGTACACGCGTGGCGGTGGAGGCGGCAAGCGCCGCGCCGAAGGCGGCGGACCAGAGCGGCGGGTCATCGCGTCGGAGGACGAGAACGAGGGGTCGAGGGCGCCCTTGGTGCAGCAGCTCCTCGGCGTGCTCCGCATCTACTTGACGCTGCTGGAGTCGGTGAAGCGCGTGGCGGTGGGCATCGTGGCCGGCGCGCACGCGTCGTCGGGGCGGTCGTCCCGCGCGCACGCCGTGGCGGTGCTGTCCGTCGCCTCGTTCCAGCTCCTGTTCATGCTGCTCGGGAAGCCCTTCGTCAAGAAGCGGGTGCAGCTGGTGGAGACCCTGTCGGTGGCCAGCGAGGTGGCCGTGTTCGCGGCGTGCCTGGCGCTCATCGACAGGACGGCATCGAGTGGCGGGTGGCTGCCCGACGGCGAGGCGCGCGGCGTGGGGCTGGCGATGCTGGGCGCCTTCGTGCTGGGGTTCGCGGCGCAGGTGTGCAACGAGTGGAACGCGCTGTACCGGCAGGCGCGGCTGCTGAGCGCCGACCGGAGCTCCTTCCTGGACGGCGCCAAGACAGCGGGCCTGGGCCTGCTCGTGCTGGTGCTGCCGTCGTCTGCGCTCGGCGACCACCGGGATCCGCCACCTCCCGACGGCGGTGGAGGAGCCGGGGAGAGCGTGTCAGCGTCGACGGCGGCCGACGGGGGCAGGGGCGGGAGCTCCAACAACGAGCGGTGGTGGCTTGGGCAGCTGTGGGAGATGGCGAAGGCTAGCTTCAGCAAGGAGAGTAATGCGTAA